The following are encoded together in the Bradyrhizobium algeriense genome:
- a CDS encoding cytochrome c oxidase subunit II has translation MVVALILLLVAVGSVLFHIYSPWWWTPIATNWRYIDDTINITFWITGAVFFAVIAFMAYCVFRFHHKEGRQAAYNPENKKLEWWLTIGTAVGVGAMLAPGLVVWHQFVTVPADATEIEVMGQQWNWSFRLPGKDGRMGTTDVRYVSSDNPMGLNPDDKHGQDDVVIASDDLHLPVGKPVKVLLRSLDVLHDFYVPEFRAKMDMVPGSVTYFWMTPIRTGTFDVLCAELCGAAHAQMRAKVFVDEASDYRTWLEKQKTFAELSGRSAIKRATYESGGK, from the coding sequence ATGGTTGTTGCGCTCATATTGCTTCTGGTCGCAGTCGGCTCGGTGCTGTTTCACATCTACAGCCCGTGGTGGTGGACGCCGATCGCCACCAACTGGCGCTACATTGACGACACCATCAACATCACCTTCTGGATCACCGGCGCGGTTTTCTTCGCGGTGATCGCGTTCATGGCCTATTGCGTCTTCCGCTTCCATCACAAGGAGGGAAGGCAGGCGGCCTACAATCCCGAAAACAAAAAGCTCGAATGGTGGCTCACCATCGGGACCGCGGTCGGCGTTGGCGCCATGTTGGCGCCCGGCCTCGTGGTCTGGCACCAGTTCGTCACGGTTCCGGCCGACGCCACCGAGATCGAAGTCATGGGCCAGCAATGGAACTGGAGCTTCCGCCTCCCCGGCAAGGATGGCCGGATGGGTACAACCGATGTTCGCTACGTCAGCTCCGACAACCCCATGGGCTTGAACCCCGACGATAAGCATGGGCAGGACGACGTTGTCATCGCAAGCGACGACTTGCACCTCCCCGTCGGCAAGCCAGTCAAGGTTTTGCTTCGCTCCCTCGATGTCCTGCACGATTTCTATGTGCCCGAGTTCCGCGCCAAGATGGACATGGTCCCGGGTTCGGTCACCTATTTCTGGATGACCCCGATCCGAACCGGAACGTTTGATGTTCTCTGCGCTGAGCTGTGCGGCGCTGCGCACGCGCAGATGCGCGCCAAGGTTTTCGTCGACGAAGCGAGCGACTATCGGACCTGGCTGGAGAAGCAGAAGACGTTTGCGGAATTGTCAGGCCGAAGCGCCATTAAGAGGGCGACGTACGAATCCGGCGGCAAATAA
- a CDS encoding tripartite tricarboxylate transporter substrate binding protein, which yields MWIWERLFLIALVAVLPDLALSQPLQRWPERTVRLISPSSPGGSPDIVARLFAEKLSVRWKVGVIVENRPGADGMIAIQAVLGATDGHTLLATHSGAVTVTPAIRKLPYNEEDLRPLSTAAIDFLAVAVPATSSVRSLADLIAAAREKPGALNWYAAPGGPVMVFGEFVRNNRLDMVFVPYKAGSEAVRDLSESRIQVSLVPLATALPLAQAGRLRLIAITNPEAAPIAPDVPTALGAGHPELALQGFLGFFAPKSMPDFVRQQISGEIQAVANDPEIHSRLGKVGMIARGSTPGYYAQYLDEQRRHWDRIARSQKIVPAD from the coding sequence ATGTGGATCTGGGAGCGTCTGTTTCTTATCGCTCTGGTGGCGGTCCTCCCGGATTTGGCGCTTTCGCAGCCGTTGCAGAGGTGGCCCGAGCGCACAGTTCGGCTCATCTCCCCAAGTTCTCCCGGTGGTTCGCCCGACATCGTCGCCCGGCTGTTTGCTGAAAAGCTTTCAGTGCGCTGGAAGGTTGGTGTCATCGTCGAAAATCGTCCTGGGGCCGACGGCATGATCGCAATTCAGGCCGTGCTCGGAGCAACCGACGGGCATACCTTGCTCGCTACTCATTCCGGAGCCGTCACCGTGACGCCGGCAATCCGGAAATTGCCATACAACGAGGAAGACCTGCGTCCGCTTTCGACCGCCGCAATCGACTTCCTGGCAGTTGCGGTTCCCGCAACATCCTCGGTCCGGTCGCTTGCCGATCTCATCGCCGCCGCCAGGGAAAAACCCGGTGCGCTCAACTGGTACGCAGCCCCTGGTGGGCCTGTGATGGTCTTTGGCGAGTTCGTGCGCAACAATCGGCTCGACATGGTCTTCGTACCTTACAAGGCAGGGTCCGAAGCTGTTCGCGATCTAAGCGAGAGCCGCATTCAGGTTTCTTTGGTCCCATTGGCCACAGCTCTGCCCCTTGCGCAAGCCGGAAGGCTACGACTGATCGCGATCACTAACCCCGAAGCTGCGCCGATCGCGCCGGACGTGCCGACTGCATTGGGCGCCGGCCATCCGGAATTGGCGCTTCAAGGCTTTCTCGGCTTCTTCGCGCCGAAGTCGATGCCCGACTTCGTACGGCAGCAGATTTCCGGAGAGATTCAAGCGGTCGCAAACGATCCCGAAATTCACAGCCGCCTTGGAAAAGTGGGAATGATCGCCAGGGGCAGTACGCCCGGCTATTATGCACAATATCTGGACGAACAGCGCCGGCACTGGGATCGGATTGCCCGATCTCAGAAGATCGTGCCGGCTGATTGA
- a CDS encoding heme-copper oxidase subunit III family protein, translated as MAETALTNPGESAVRATGWRGIADDWSSDQRAFKNVSWGKAMMWIFLLSDTFIFSCFLLSYMTARMSTTVPWPNPSEVFALTIGGHHIPLILIAIMTFVLISSSGTMAMAVNFGYRRDRTKTAVLMLVTAALGATFVGMQAFEWTKLIMEGVRPWENPWGAAQFGSSFFMITGFHGTHVTIGVIFLIAIARKVWRGDFDVERRGFFTSRKGHYEIVEITGLYWHFVDLVWVFIFAFFYLW; from the coding sequence ATGGCAGAGACTGCGCTGACAAACCCGGGAGAATCGGCCGTGCGAGCTACCGGCTGGCGGGGCATTGCTGACGACTGGTCCTCGGACCAGCGCGCATTCAAGAATGTCTCCTGGGGGAAGGCCATGATGTGGATCTTCCTCCTGAGCGACACCTTTATCTTCAGCTGTTTTCTGCTGTCCTACATGACCGCGCGAATGTCCACGACCGTGCCGTGGCCGAATCCGAGCGAGGTATTCGCTCTCACCATTGGCGGGCATCATATCCCTCTGATCCTGATCGCCATCATGACCTTCGTCCTGATCAGCAGCAGCGGGACCATGGCGATGGCCGTCAATTTCGGTTACCGCCGTGATCGCACCAAGACCGCGGTATTGATGCTGGTCACAGCGGCACTTGGCGCAACCTTCGTCGGAATGCAGGCGTTCGAATGGACCAAGCTGATCATGGAGGGCGTCCGGCCATGGGAAAACCCGTGGGGCGCGGCGCAGTTTGGTTCAAGCTTTTTCATGATCACCGGCTTCCACGGCACCCACGTGACGATCGGCGTGATTTTCCTGATTGCGATTGCGCGAAAGGTCTGGCGGGGCGACTTCGATGTCGAAAGGCGCGGCTTTTTCACAAGCAGGAAAGGCCATTACGAGATCGTCGAAATCACCGGCCTGTACTGGCACTTCGTCGATCTGGTGTGGGTGTTCATCTTTGCCTTCTTTTATCTTTGGTGA
- a CDS encoding DUF1127 domain-containing protein — MNTAYGRAELEQTTASTRRFSNFFRSCWGAFQEWHERKRLPADLCGLSDSELMDMGITRGEIDYIASKR, encoded by the coding sequence ATGAACACGGCCTACGGCAGAGCTGAATTGGAGCAGACGACCGCATCGACGCGGCGTTTCTCCAACTTCTTCAGGAGTTGTTGGGGTGCGTTTCAGGAATGGCACGAGCGGAAGAGATTGCCCGCCGATTTGTGCGGTCTGAGTGACAGCGAGCTAATGGACATGGGTATCACCCGCGGGGAGATCGACTACATCGCCTCGAAGCGCTAG
- a CDS encoding cytochrome C oxidase subunit IV family protein encodes MTSTAVIDGQQPSLRTHVHDAIPAGAVHAKGQQHPIKLYLVVWGWLFVLSACSYLVDYFGLHGYLRWSLILLFMVLKAGLIVAVFMHMAWERLALAYAILLPPVLVLVFVAIMVFESEYTHLIRVLFFASPT; translated from the coding sequence ATGACAAGTACAGCGGTAATAGACGGACAACAACCTTCGCTACGCACTCATGTGCATGACGCAATCCCAGCTGGAGCTGTGCACGCAAAGGGGCAGCAGCACCCCATCAAGCTCTATCTCGTGGTCTGGGGATGGCTTTTCGTCCTCAGCGCCTGCTCCTATCTCGTCGACTACTTCGGCTTGCACGGCTATCTCAGATGGTCGCTGATCCTGCTGTTCATGGTGCTGAAGGCCGGCTTGATCGTCGCCGTATTCATGCACATGGCCTGGGAGCGGCTGGCGCTCGCCTATGCCATCCTGCTGCCGCCGGTGCTGGTGCTGGTATTCGTGGCCATCATGGTGTTCGAATCCGAGTACACGCATCTCATCCGGGTCCTGTTCTTCGCGTCGCCGACTTAG
- a CDS encoding cytochrome c family protein: MRRFILVLGAGIFAIVPGYAQDAASGEKVFVQCKVCHQIGENAKNAVGPVLNGLFGRKSGTIEGYSYSPANKNSGIIWDEATFREYIKDPKAKIPGTKMIFPGLKDPKQIDDIVAYLKQFDATGKKAGIVPAESKLAKLQ, from the coding sequence ATGCGCCGTTTCATTCTCGTGCTCGGAGCCGGAATCTTCGCAATCGTTCCTGGGTATGCCCAGGATGCGGCTTCCGGCGAGAAGGTTTTCGTCCAATGCAAGGTGTGTCACCAGATCGGGGAGAACGCAAAGAACGCCGTTGGCCCGGTTCTCAACGGGCTCTTCGGGCGAAAGTCCGGGACCATTGAAGGCTACAGCTATTCACCCGCGAACAAGAATTCCGGAATCATCTGGGATGAAGCAACCTTCCGGGAATACATCAAGGATCCGAAAGCCAAGATACCCGGCACCAAAATGATTTTTCCAGGCTTGAAAGATCCAAAGCAGATTGACGACATCGTCGCCTACCTCAAGCAGTTCGATGCGACGGGAAAGAAGGCGGGAATTGTCCCGGCGGAAAGCAAACTCGCAAAGCTGCAGTAG
- a CDS encoding winged helix-turn-helix domain-containing tetratricopeptide repeat protein, which yields MRYLFDDYAFDTDRRELYRGANVVSVTPQVFDLLDYLIRNRERVVSKDDLINAIWHGRSVSDAALTTRVNAARSAIGDSGQGQRLIKTLPRKGFRFVGSVREAQRPASMAATDPPAQASKPALPLPDKPSVAVLPFTNLSSDPEQEYFADGMVEDIITGLSRSKSLFVIARNSSFTYKGKAVDIKQIGRELGVRYVLEGSVRKAGKQVRVTAQLIDAADGGNVWADRFEGHLEDIFDLQDHLTGSVIGAISPQLERAEMERAQRKPTENLQAYDYYLRARLANYQFTRESNVEALRLAKIAISLDPAFARAYAFAANTFGAKKAWWTADVDQDRIETRQLVGQAIQLDKDDPLVLAWSGQAYSFVLEEPETGVALLARAIALDPNLALARNWMGWAHVYLGNADAAIEHFSAAIRLSPLDPRSFLSQAGMGYAHFFAGRYEEGISCATIAIQHQSGFPGAQRSLMANLALAGRIAEARRACDAVLQLDPTLRISGIRSRTPFRRLEDIEKLGQAYRIAGVPE from the coding sequence TTGCGCTATCTGTTTGACGACTACGCATTCGACACTGACCGGCGCGAGCTGTATCGCGGAGCGAACGTCGTCTCCGTCACGCCACAGGTATTCGACCTGCTTGATTACCTGATCCGCAACCGGGAGCGCGTCGTCAGTAAAGACGACCTCATCAATGCCATTTGGCACGGGCGTAGCGTGTCCGATGCGGCGCTGACGACCCGCGTCAATGCCGCCCGGAGCGCGATCGGCGATTCCGGTCAGGGACAACGCCTCATCAAAACACTGCCACGCAAGGGCTTCCGCTTCGTCGGCAGCGTGCGGGAAGCGCAGAGGCCCGCGAGCATGGCGGCCACCGATCCCCCTGCGCAAGCGTCGAAACCCGCCCTCCCGCTTCCCGATAAACCCTCGGTCGCCGTTCTTCCCTTCACCAATTTGAGCTCCGATCCGGAGCAGGAGTACTTTGCCGACGGCATGGTCGAAGACATCATTACTGGACTATCGCGCTCGAAATCGCTGTTCGTGATCGCGCGCAATTCGAGCTTCACCTACAAAGGAAAAGCCGTCGACATCAAGCAGATCGGCCGCGAGCTCGGCGTCCGCTATGTGCTGGAAGGCAGCGTACGCAAGGCTGGAAAGCAAGTTCGTGTAACCGCGCAGCTTATCGATGCCGCCGACGGGGGGAATGTCTGGGCGGATCGGTTTGAGGGGCATCTCGAAGACATTTTCGATTTGCAGGATCACTTGACGGGCAGCGTGATCGGCGCGATTTCTCCGCAGCTCGAGCGGGCCGAAATGGAGCGCGCCCAGCGCAAACCAACGGAGAATTTGCAGGCATATGACTACTATCTTCGCGCGAGGTTAGCCAATTACCAGTTCACCCGAGAGAGCAATGTTGAGGCTCTCAGACTAGCGAAAATTGCAATCTCGCTCGATCCCGCGTTTGCCCGCGCTTACGCTTTCGCAGCCAATACTTTTGGAGCGAAGAAAGCATGGTGGACGGCCGATGTGGACCAAGACAGGATCGAAACCCGGCAGCTTGTCGGACAAGCGATACAGCTCGACAAGGATGATCCTTTGGTTCTTGCGTGGTCGGGACAAGCGTACTCATTCGTGCTCGAAGAACCGGAAACTGGGGTGGCTCTTCTGGCAAGAGCCATAGCACTCGACCCCAACCTGGCATTAGCGCGCAATTGGATGGGTTGGGCACATGTCTATCTCGGGAATGCCGATGCAGCAATCGAGCATTTCTCGGCGGCAATTCGCCTAAGTCCTCTCGATCCTCGCTCCTTTTTGTCTCAAGCCGGGATGGGATACGCTCATTTCTTTGCCGGACGGTATGAAGAAGGTATCTCCTGTGCGACGATCGCCATCCAGCACCAGTCAGGTTTTCCAGGGGCTCAGCGAAGTCTGATGGCGAACCTGGCTTTGGCCGGACGTATCGCTGAAGCGCGTCGGGCTTGCGACGCAGTCCTGCAACTTGACCCCACTTTGCGCATTTCCGGCATCAGAAGTAGAACTCCATTTCGCCGGCTCGAAGATATCGAAAAATTGGGGCAAGCTTATCGAATAGCTGGCGTGCCGGAATGA
- a CDS encoding cytochrome c oxidase subunit 3, translated as MSAIILFMAVIAVIVGWWLSQQRLTAKPWLEEGSIDDFPGTGAMTLPAAKIGLGVFLAVATSLFALFISAYSMRMNMVDWRALPVPGLLWLNTGVLVVSSVALQWAYVAARRDNMDGVIVGLCAGGASAVTFLIGQLLAWQQLRAAGYFVASNPANSFFYMITAAHGLHLMGGLVALGRTTAKVWRGAEMPQVRLSVELCTIYWHFLLLVWLVLLGLLTGWTDDFVDICRRLLS; from the coding sequence GTGAGCGCCATCATCCTGTTCATGGCTGTAATAGCGGTCATCGTCGGATGGTGGCTCTCGCAGCAACGGCTGACAGCCAAGCCCTGGCTGGAAGAAGGTTCGATCGACGACTTCCCGGGCACGGGAGCAATGACCCTGCCGGCAGCGAAGATCGGACTGGGAGTGTTTCTCGCCGTCGCCACCTCGTTGTTCGCACTCTTCATCAGCGCTTACTCCATGCGCATGAACATGGTGGACTGGCGGGCACTGCCCGTGCCGGGGCTGCTGTGGCTCAACACCGGCGTGCTGGTCGTGAGCAGTGTCGCGTTGCAATGGGCATACGTGGCCGCGCGCCGGGATAACATGGACGGTGTCATCGTCGGCCTGTGCGCAGGGGGGGCGTCCGCAGTTACGTTCCTGATTGGGCAATTGCTGGCGTGGCAACAGCTGAGGGCCGCGGGCTATTTCGTGGCGTCCAATCCAGCCAATTCCTTCTTCTACATGATCACCGCCGCGCACGGGCTGCACCTGATGGGTGGCCTGGTGGCGCTCGGCAGAACGACGGCCAAGGTGTGGCGTGGCGCCGAGATGCCCCAGGTGCGCCTGAGCGTGGAGCTCTGCACGATCTACTGGCATTTCCTGCTGTTGGTCTGGCTGGTCTTGCTTGGTCTGCTGACGGGCTGGACGGACGATTTCGTCGACATCTGTCGGCGGTTGCTCAGCTAG
- a CDS encoding heme o synthase — MQINRSILVRRSYANIGDYVALTKPRVMSLVVFTALVGLMVAPGGIDPFAGVVALLCIAAGAGAAGALNMWYDADIDALMARTAMRPIPSGRVSRSEALVFGLMLGTCAVLGLGTFLNMAAAALLVFTIFFYVVIYTMWLKRRTPQNIVIGGAAGALPPVIGWVAAAGNVGLEPLVLFLIIFLWTPPHFWALSLNLAGEYARAGVPMLPVVAGRAETKRQILLYSVVLAPVSLLPWALGFAGAIYGAAAAMLGAIMIFLSWQVRRSNDEERQPARRLFAFSMLYLVLLFGVLLMNAVPYVQPL, encoded by the coding sequence ATGCAAATCAATCGTTCAATTCTCGTTCGCAGGAGCTATGCCAACATCGGGGACTATGTCGCGCTGACGAAACCGCGCGTTATGTCGCTGGTCGTCTTTACCGCACTGGTCGGTCTCATGGTCGCGCCAGGCGGCATCGATCCCTTCGCCGGTGTCGTGGCTCTTCTTTGCATAGCTGCTGGAGCCGGTGCGGCAGGTGCGCTCAATATGTGGTACGACGCCGACATCGATGCGTTGATGGCGCGCACCGCCATGCGTCCAATTCCCAGCGGCCGTGTATCGCGCTCGGAAGCATTGGTTTTCGGACTGATGCTCGGCACGTGCGCCGTTCTAGGCCTCGGCACTTTCCTGAACATGGCTGCGGCTGCGCTGCTTGTTTTCACAATTTTCTTCTATGTCGTCATCTACACGATGTGGCTCAAGCGCCGAACACCGCAAAATATCGTCATTGGCGGTGCGGCTGGCGCACTCCCTCCGGTGATCGGCTGGGTCGCGGCCGCCGGAAATGTTGGGCTCGAACCGCTCGTCCTGTTCCTGATCATCTTCCTTTGGACTCCACCCCATTTCTGGGCACTGTCGCTCAATCTTGCCGGTGAGTATGCCCGCGCCGGGGTGCCGATGTTGCCGGTCGTAGCCGGCCGGGCCGAAACAAAGCGCCAGATTCTTCTCTATAGCGTTGTTCTGGCTCCTGTCTCACTGCTGCCCTGGGCATTGGGGTTCGCGGGGGCGATCTATGGCGCGGCCGCGGCGATGCTTGGAGCGATCATGATTTTTCTCTCATGGCAGGTACGTCGGAGCAACGACGAGGAAAGGCAGCCTGCGCGTCGCCTGTTCGCGTTTTCCATGCTCTATCTGGTTCTTCTTTTTGGTGTGCTGTTGATGAATGCTGTACCCTATGTTCAGCCGCTCTAA
- a CDS encoding cbb3-type cytochrome c oxidase subunit I — translation MVDVPYDRIADVPPAEVPEVELYHPKSWWTQYVFSQDAKVIAIQYSLTATAIGLVALVLSWLMRLQLGFPGTFSFIDANQYLQFITMHGMIMVIYLLTALFLGGFGNYLIPLMVGARDMVFPYVNMLSYWVYLLAVLVLASAFFVPGGPTGAGWTLYPPQAILSGTPGQDWGIVLMLASLILFIIGFTMGGLNYVVTVLQARTRGMTLMRLPLTVWGIFTATVMALLAFPALFVASVMMLFDRLLGTSFFMPALVEMGQQMKYGGGSPILFQHLFWFFGHPEVYIVALPAFGIVSDLISTHARKNIFGYRMMVWAIVGIGALSFIVWAHHMYVSGMHPHFGFFFATTTLIIAIPTAIKVYNWVLTLWRGDIHLTVPMLFALGFIITFVNGGLTGLFLGNVVVDVPLSDTMFVVAHFHMVMGVAPIMVVLGAIYHWYPKVTGRMLDDWMGKFHFWVTFLGAYLIFFPMHYLGLQGIPRRYHDIGEAAFITPNVHTLNAFITVVALIVGLAQMVFLFNLVWSLFKGKASGGNPWRATTLEWQTPETPPGHGNWGKELPVVYRWAYDYSVPGAAQDFIPQNQPRATPALQGAAP, via the coding sequence ATGGTCGATGTCCCGTATGACAGAATCGCAGACGTTCCGCCTGCCGAAGTGCCGGAGGTTGAGCTCTATCACCCCAAAAGCTGGTGGACGCAGTACGTCTTTTCGCAGGACGCCAAAGTCATCGCCATCCAGTACTCGCTGACGGCGACGGCAATCGGGCTGGTGGCGCTGGTGCTGTCGTGGCTGATGCGGCTGCAATTGGGATTTCCTGGCACATTCTCCTTCATTGATGCGAACCAATACCTTCAATTCATCACCATGCACGGCATGATCATGGTGATCTACCTGCTCACGGCACTGTTCCTTGGAGGCTTCGGCAACTACCTGATCCCGCTGATGGTCGGCGCCCGGGACATGGTCTTCCCCTATGTGAACATGCTGAGCTACTGGGTTTACCTGCTTGCGGTCCTGGTGCTGGCCTCGGCGTTTTTCGTGCCCGGCGGGCCGACCGGTGCAGGCTGGACGCTGTACCCGCCGCAGGCGATTCTCTCCGGCACCCCCGGGCAGGATTGGGGCATCGTTCTGATGCTGGCGTCGCTGATCCTGTTCATTATCGGCTTCACCATGGGCGGGCTGAACTACGTAGTGACCGTGCTGCAGGCGCGCACGCGCGGCATGACGTTGATGCGTTTGCCCCTGACGGTGTGGGGCATTTTCACGGCCACCGTGATGGCGCTACTGGCTTTCCCGGCGCTGTTCGTCGCCTCTGTCATGATGCTGTTCGACCGCTTGCTGGGAACCAGCTTCTTCATGCCCGCCCTCGTCGAGATGGGCCAGCAGATGAAGTATGGCGGCGGCAGTCCGATCCTGTTCCAGCACCTGTTCTGGTTCTTCGGTCATCCTGAGGTCTATATCGTCGCCCTGCCTGCCTTCGGCATCGTTTCCGATCTGATCAGCACTCACGCGCGAAAGAACATCTTCGGCTATCGCATGATGGTCTGGGCTATCGTGGGAATCGGCGCGCTCAGTTTCATCGTATGGGCGCACCACATGTATGTGAGCGGCATGCACCCGCATTTCGGGTTCTTCTTCGCCACGACGACGCTCATCATCGCCATCCCAACCGCCATCAAGGTCTACAACTGGGTGCTGACCCTGTGGCGCGGCGACATTCATCTCACGGTCCCGATGTTGTTCGCCCTCGGCTTCATCATCACATTCGTGAACGGCGGACTCACCGGCCTCTTCCTCGGCAACGTCGTCGTGGACGTCCCGCTGTCGGATACCATGTTCGTCGTCGCGCATTTCCACATGGTGATGGGCGTGGCGCCGATCATGGTCGTGCTGGGCGCGATCTATCATTGGTACCCCAAGGTAACGGGGCGGATGCTGGATGACTGGATGGGCAAGTTTCATTTCTGGGTCACGTTCCTCGGCGCCTATCTGATCTTCTTTCCCATGCATTATCTCGGGCTGCAGGGAATTCCGCGGCGGTATCACGACATTGGCGAAGCGGCATTCATCACGCCGAACGTCCACACGCTCAATGCCTTCATCACCGTGGTGGCCTTGATCGTAGGCCTCGCCCAGATGGTGTTCCTGTTCAATCTTGTCTGGAGCCTGTTCAAGGGTAAGGCTTCAGGTGGCAATCCATGGCGGGCGACAACTCTGGAGTGGCAGACGCCGGAGACCCCGCCCGGGCACGGCAACTGGGGCAAGGAGCTCCCGGTGGTCTATCGATGGGCGTATGACTACAGCGTGCCCGGTGCTGCCCAGGACTTCATTCCGCAGAACCAGCCACGTGCGACGCCGGCCCTCCAGGGAGCTGCTCCGTGA
- a CDS encoding methyltransferase has translation MKMWTGVFSLAELGACLRSDAPQPVGPWAAHIGRPYYWQEWSHLLYSVRTGECAYPYVQADKLLQGMGVRERCEICEGDFFISVPSGDLHMLKSVLHDWNDEQALAILRSCRAAVTPNGRILVLERIIGAPNVAPAEKFGDLNMMVAAGGRERSHEEFVDLFAAAGYALKRVLPTGTQLHLIEGACV, from the coding sequence ATGAAGATGTGGACCGGGGTCTTCAGCCTGGCGGAATTGGGAGCGTGCTTGCGCTCCGACGCGCCCCAGCCCGTGGGGCCGTGGGCCGCGCACATCGGCCGACCATATTACTGGCAGGAGTGGTCGCACCTTCTCTACAGCGTGCGTACGGGAGAGTGCGCGTACCCTTATGTGCAGGCCGATAAGCTGCTACAAGGGATGGGCGTCCGCGAGAGGTGCGAGATCTGTGAGGGTGACTTCTTTATCAGCGTGCCATCGGGCGACTTGCATATGCTGAAAAGTGTGTTGCACGATTGGAACGACGAGCAGGCGCTGGCGATCCTGCGAAGCTGCCGGGCTGCCGTCACACCAAATGGCCGGATATTGGTGTTAGAGCGCATCATCGGTGCCCCGAATGTTGCGCCCGCCGAGAAGTTTGGCGACCTCAACATGATGGTCGCTGCGGGCGGGCGGGAACGCAGTCACGAGGAATTTGTCGACCTGTTCGCCGCAGCGGGATATGCCCTCAAGCGAGTGCTACCGACGGGCACACAATTGCATTTGATCGAGGGGGCCTGCGTCTGA